From the genome of Longispora fulva:
GGTGGGGAAGTTCGGGGGCGAGGGCGGCGAGTACCCGGAAAATGGTCTGCCGGCGGGCCGTCATCGCCGCAGCCAGGGGTTCTGGCAGGTGCTCGCACCGCTCCCCCGCGACCACCAGGACAGGACCGCGCACCGCCCGGAGCGTGCCCCACAGGTCGAACTCCCCGATCGCGCCGAGCAGCCGGGCGAACGCCGGATCCCCGTCCGCCGCCAACCCCGCCAGGAACCCGGAGACCACGGTGCACGCCGCCTTCGCCTCATCGGCCGGCAGATCGAAGTCCTCCGGACCCCGGGGCGCGCCGAACCCCTCGACGTTCACCGCGAGCGGGCACTCCGGGTGCCGCACCGCCCACAGTGTCGCGAGCATCCCGCCCAGCGAGTGGCCGATGACGGTCGGCCGGTCGAGCCCCAGTTGGTCGACGACGGCTTCGAGGTCTGCGACCGCGCCGTCCCACGTCCACGGCGCGCGGCCGGAATGGCCGTGTCCGCGCAGGTCCATGGCGACGACCCGCCGGCCGGCGTTCTGCAGATGCGGAACGACCCAGCGCCAGTCCTCGAGGGTGCGCCCGCCGCCGTGCAGGAGGACGACGTCGGGGCCCTCGCCGCCGTGGTCGCGGACCACGATCGGCACCTCGGCCGCGACGGCGATGTCACGGAAAAGCTCAGCCATCGCGTCATGTTCACACCATTGGCGGCCCGATAGCCAATTGTTACCAACCATTGCACTTTTACGGTGTGCAATTTCTCCTGACGTCCATGTCCCATTCGGAGGACGCCTTTCCGCTTTGGCGTTCGGCGGTGAATTTCCCGCGCTTGTGGGGCTTCATTCACCTTCGGGAATTGTGCCTCAGGTGGCGTGTTGGATGAGGTCCCAACGGGTGCCGTAAAGGTCCTCGAAGACGGCGACCGTTCCATAGGACTCCCGGCGCGGCTCCTCCAGGAATGTCACTCCGGCCGCGGTCATCCGTGCGTGGTCGGCGTCGAAGTCCTCCGTGTACAGGAACAGGGCAACCCGGCCGCCGGTCTGGTCGCCGATCCGCGCGGCCTGCTCCGGGGTGGTGGCCTCGGCGAGGAGGAGGCCGGTCCGCGCGCCGGGCGGGGTCACCACGACCCAGCGTTTGCCGTCGGGGAAAGCGGTGTCGGCGGTGAGGTCGAAGCCGACGGAGCCGGTGTAGAAGGCGATGGCCTCGTCGTAGTCGCGTACGACGAGGGTCACGAGTCCGAGATGAACCATGCGTCGATCATGCCCTGCCTGAGGCCGCCTCGCCGGCCCAGTCAGGCTCGGACTCGGTCGGGTTGGACTGGTGTGGTCGCCTTCTGAGGTGGGGCGGCCAGGCTGGGCTTCGGCCGCTGTTGTCGGGACAGGAACCTCCGTAATCGAATGACGGTTGTGGGTTTAGCGGAGTAGGAAGTCCGGGACGTGGTAGCGGATCCGGACCAGGTTCGACGCGAGGCGGATCCGGTCGGCGTCGGTGCGCCACGTGAAGTCCAACGCGTTGGCCAGCCGGTTCACCGTGTTGAACAGGAACCCGACATACAGGGCGTCCAGGATTGCCGTGTCCGACACCCCGGCCGCGCGGACGGCCCGCACGTCGGCCGTCCGGACGGCGTCGGGTTCCAGGGTCACCTTCTCCAGCAGCGCGAACATCGCCGCGACCTTGGGCTCGAAGCCGCCGTCCTGCCAGTGGTCGAGCCGTTCGACGTCCTCGCCGCCGAGCAGAATTGTCGTGGTGGCCTCGTGCACGCCGACGCAGAACCGGCACGCGTTGAGCCTGGACACGAACGCGCCGAACAGCTCCCGCTCCCCCTCGCTCCACTCCGAAGGGCCGCGCATCGCGGACTCGATGAAACGTGTCCAGGGGCGGCCGAAGAGTTCCGGCCGGTACAGCGACACCTGCACCACCGGGTCCGGATCGGTGCGGGACAGCAGGCGCATCAGCCGCAACGCGAGGCGCTGGCGCGGCCGGTGACCCTGGTCGAGGACCCGCAGGCGCACGTCAGTCCGCCTCCCGGACAGCGCGCAGCCCCGCGTCGAGACGCCGGGTGGCCGCGCCGATCGCGGCGGCCAGGGTCAGCTCGAAGATCGCGTCCTCGGAGCACCCGGCCGCGATCAAGCCCTCGATGTCGGCGTCTGTGATCTTGTACGACGCGTCGCGCACCTTCGCGACATAGTCCGCCCACGGCTCGGGCAGCGGGGTCTCGTAGTGCGCCGCCTCGCGCGTGGCCTGCTCGACGGCACCGGGCGAGGCGAGCACCGCGTACCGCAGGTCCATGACCGCCAGGGCATGCCGATCCACAGGCTGGACATTACGCGCAGTGATCGTCAGATGGGTCAGGAACGTGGCGGGTTCTCGGGATCGGCGGTGCTCACGGCCTGGTATGCCGTGTACAGGGGCTTGGCCGTCCCGTCCGCGCGGAGCAGGTCCAGCGCGCCCCCGCCGTGCGAGGCGATGGTGAACTGGCACGACAGCCAGACGTCGTGCGCGCGCAGCATGGCGAACATGGCCCGGACGTAGAAGTCCGCGTATGCCGGGTCCTCCGCCCTGGGGTCGGCGTTGTCGATGGTGTAATTCCATTCGGTGTCGGCGACCGGGATCTGCGGCCCGAGGGGCGCGCCGGTGCGGTCGCGCAGCCCCTGCAGGGTGGAGTCGATCGTCGCCCGGAGGTCGTCGTACCAGGTGCCCCACGCGTCGATCCGCGCCCGCATCGACTCGGGCGTCGCGTTCTCCTCGGCGGTCAGGTAGGTGTGGCTGGACACGAAGTCGGGCACGAAGTCCCGGTCCCGGGTGGCCCGGTAGGTCGCCCCCACCAGCGCCAGGTACCGGCGCAGGAACGCAAGGCTCCGGGCGTCGCTGTTGGCCAGCGCCGGCCCGCCGACGAAGATCTCGAACCCGAGCGACCGGGCGTAGCGCTTCAACTGGGGCACCACGTCCACCCACCAGCTCAGGTAGTCGAGGCTGCTCCAGTCGCAGTAGTGGTCGGGTTCGTTGCCGAACTCGTACAGCGACACCCGGGGACCGGCCGCCCGGATGATCTCCTCGAGCCAGTCCAGGCTCCAGTCGTCCGGGCCGTCGCCGCACTGCCCGTCCCGGATCGGGGGCAACTTGATCAGGGGTACCGCGCCGAGTTCGCCGATGCCGGCGAGGACCGCGTCGAACTCGGCCAGCGGCTGGCGGACGTCGTCGAACCTGGACCACTGTCCCCAGCGGATGACCCTGATCCGGGCGGCGCGGACGTTCTCCCTGGTGGTGGGGTCGTGGAT
Proteins encoded in this window:
- a CDS encoding alpha/beta fold hydrolase, yielding MAELFRDIAVAAEVPIVVRDHGGEGPDVVLLHGGGRTLEDWRWVVPHLQNAGRRVVAMDLRGHGHSGRAPWTWDGAVADLEAVVDQLGLDRPTVIGHSLGGMLATLWAVRHPECPLAVNVEGFGAPRGPEDFDLPADEAKAACTVVSGFLAGLAADGDPAFARLLGAIGEFDLWGTLRAVRGPVLVVAGERCEHLPEPLAAAMTARRQTIFRVLAALAPELPHLETAFLPTGHDVHLEEPARLVRTILAARA
- a CDS encoding VOC family protein; this encodes MVHLGLVTLVVRDYDEAIAFYTGSVGFDLTADTAFPDGKRWVVVTPPGARTGLLLAEATTPEQAARIGDQTGGRVALFLYTEDFDADHARMTAAGVTFLEEPRRESYGTVAVFEDLYGTRWDLIQHAT
- a CDS encoding peroxidase-related enzyme (This protein belongs to a clade of uncharacterized proteins related to peroxidases such as the alkylhydroperoxidase AhpD.) gives rise to the protein MRLRVLDQGHRPRQRLALRLMRLLSRTDPDPVVQVSLYRPELFGRPWTRFIESAMRGPSEWSEGERELFGAFVSRLNACRFCVGVHEATTTILLGGEDVERLDHWQDGGFEPKVAAMFALLEKVTLEPDAVRTADVRAVRAAGVSDTAILDALYVGFLFNTVNRLANALDFTWRTDADRIRLASNLVRIRYHVPDFLLR